The Mucilaginibacter rubeus genomic interval TTACCACCTACAGATGTACCCCAGATACCTTTGTTGATAGAGTATTTAGCTTTCTCGAAGTTCATATCAACACCGTGTTTTTTCAGGTATTCGATCTCTTCTTCGCGGCTCAGTTTCAGGTCGCGGATAGGGGTGATGATCTTGATATCCGGTACAAGGATATTGAAGATCATATCAAAACGCACCTGATCGTTACCGGCACCTGTACTGCCGTGGGCAACAAACTCGGCACCAATTTCTTTAGCGTAGTTAGCAATAGCGGTAGCCTGGCTTACACGTTCGGCACTTACTGATAGAGGATAGGTGTTGTTTTTTAATACGTTACCGTAAATTAAAAAGCGTACACAAGTATTATAAAAGTTTTCGGTTTCGTCAACCACATGGTGCGAAGTTACGCCCATTTTATAGGCACGTTCTTCAACGCCTTTTAACTCTTCCTCGCTAAAACCGCCGGTATTTACAATAACCGAATGAACCTCATAACCAAGATCCTGTGTTAAATAAATACAGCAAAATGAGGTATCTAAACCTCCGCTATAAGCTAATACTACTTTTTTCATTTTTTAAGGTTAAAGGCGAAAGGTTAAAGGTAAAAGGTTTCGCCTTGTACGTTTTATATTAATTATCGCTTCTCAAAAATTTAATAAACCCAATTAACATCGCTTTCACTTCGTTAATCGAGGTGTTTGTTTTGTCGTAAATTTCAGTTGGAATAAATCCCAGATCATAAATCAGATAAACGGTATATTCTACTTCGTGTGCAGACCCCAACGCATTATCCAGGTAATGAGTGAAATCTTTATCAGTATTTTTACCGCATCCCTCAACTATATTTAAAGGGATAGAATAAGTGGATCTACGTAGTTGATTGGTTAAGGCAAATTGTTCTTCACGAGGCATTATGGGCAATATTTCAGCATACACTTGCTTTGTGAGCAAGTGTACCTTTTTCCAAACATCAAGTTTTTTATAATCTCTCATTATGATGCAGCTACCTTTAACCTTTCGCCCTTAACCTTTTGCCTAAATCCTAAACATC includes:
- a CDS encoding four helix bundle protein, which encodes MRDYKKLDVWKKVHLLTKQVYAEILPIMPREEQFALTNQLRRSTYSIPLNIVEGCGKNTDKDFTHYLDNALGSAHEVEYTVYLIYDLGFIPTEIYDKTNTSINEVKAMLIGFIKFLRSDN